The genomic stretch AAGTCCAATCTGTCAAAAAGTGGGATTTCGCCCCCGGCGTTGAACATATCCACTTTGTTGCGGTAGTATTTTTCAGTGGCGGACTCGTAACTCCGAAGTTCATAAACGCGTTCCAACCTGGGATTGTCCAAATCGGGAACCTCCATTTTGGGCATATCCGGGAAGGCTTTCAGGATAATGGATTGGATGCGGGTATAAGGTGGGTTATCAAAACTGGCATCGATGTATTCGCTTCCAGCGGTCGTATATGTCTGGTCTTCCAAAAGTTGATTTTCCAGCTCTTGGAACTGCAGTAAACTTTCAAATGGTATCAAAACAAATATTTTTTGGATGGTGTCCGTTTCTGAGATACGGGATTTAAACACCCCGACTTTATCGATTCCTTGTTTTTTAACGGCCGGTAGAAAGGCGTTTTTCAGGTAATTGTCCGTTGTGGCAATCTGGTCTTCGGAACTGAAGGAATAGATTTTAAGCTGATAGAATTCCCTTTGGTCTTCTGTGATTTCTGCTGTTTCAGTGGTTTCCTTTGTTTCGGGGGTAGGATTACCACAGCTTGTTATGACTAAAGTGACGAAAAGCAAAAGAAGTTGGATGGTTTTCATGGTATGCAGTTGAATTTGATGATGTTGAAAGGTGTCAAAAACGACGTCTCAAGATACGGATTTATTTAGTCTGCCAGGTTTTGTTTTTTGAAGCTAAAGCAATCAAACCTAATGTGGACCTCAATATTGCTAAACTATGGCGAAGTACAGCAAAACTGCAACAACACGATGATGGGGAGAATGATTTTGGAGGGTTTCATTTTTTAGACAAGCAAGATTGAGTTTGAAAATAAAATATTTAGTGCTTGATTAATTTTTATAATCAAAGTCTAGTTCAAAAGCTTGATTGATAGAATCAATATTTTTTATCACATAAGTAAGCTCTCCTTTTTCAAATGCCTTCTCACCCATATAGTCAATGGGTTGGATAAAATATTTTCTATCCTTAACATCAAAAAATCTTACAAAGCCATAGTGAAATGCCGACTTCACATTAGTCCATTCTGTTTGGGCTCGTGTCCCAAGATAGTCATAGGTCAAAACAGTATCAGGTAAGCCAATGGTTATGTTCTTTAATTCAAATTCTGACTGATTGTGAAGTTTAAATTTTAAAAATTCATTGTCGTCAATATGAGAGAAGTCATAAATAATTGGTAATTGAAACTTTTTTTCGTTTTTCTTAGTTACAAAGTGAAATTGCATTCCCCAACCATTGTCAAATGCCAGAACCCCATATTCTTTATTAAAAAGTAGAGGGCCCATTCCGTCAGGAATGGGTTCGGTTTCATATTTGTCAAATACTGATTCTTCAACAAGATATTTTTTCTCTTTCAAGTAAAATTGCTCTGGCCCAAAGTATATTTTGTCTTGGTGCTTTAGATACTGAAAACTCATGCTTTTAGTTGAATCTACTAAATTTTCATATCGGTATTTTATTAAACTATCACTCTCTACTCTGGTCAACTCTATCTGATTTTCTCTAACCATTTCTTCAAAATCAAAGACAACAAGCTTTCTTGATTCAATAGAAACAATATCATTTTTGGATTTACACCCAATTAATATGAAAAGACATAAGTAAAGATACTTTCTCAAAACAGAATAGTAAAATTATTATCAATGCGCCTCCAACCAATTCTCACCAATCCCTACTTCCACATCCAACGGCACGGAGAGTTTGTAGGCGTGCTCCATTTCCGATTTAATGAGTTCTTTCATTTCTTCCAACTCGGGTTTGTAGCAATCGAACACCAATTCATCGTGCACCTGTAGCAACATCTTGGTCTTGTAGTTGCCTTCGGAAAGCTTTTTATGGATGTTGATCATCGCAATTTTGATAATGTCCGCCGCACTTCCCTGTATCGGCGCATTCACCGCGTTGCGTTCCGCAGCTCCGCGCACCACTTGGTTCCCTGCATTAATATCTTTTAAATATCTGCGACGGCCCAGTACCGTTTGCACATAGCCGTTATCACGGGCAAAATCTACCAGTTCGCTCATGTAATTGCGCAATTTTGGGTAGGTTTTGTAATAAGTGTCAATGAGTTCCTTGGCTTCGGCACGTGTCAAATCCGTTTGATTGCTCAACCCAAAGGCCGATACCCCGTAAATAATCCCAAAGTTCACCGTTTTGGCGTTGCTACGCTGTTCGCGGGTCACTTTATCAATCGGCACGTTGAACACCCTTGATGCGGTGGAAGCGTGAATGTCCTCTCCATTCTTAAAGGCCGAAATCATCGTGTCCTCTTCGCTTAATGCGGCAATGATACGCAATTCAATCTGGGAGTAATCCGCGGCCAAGAGCACATAATTTTCATCCCGCGGGATGAACGCCTTCCGCACTTGTCGTCCCCGCTCGGTACGGATGGGAATATTTTGAAGGTTTGGATTGTTGCTGCTCAAACGGCCCGTAGCGGCCACGGTCTGCATGTAATCCGTATGAACCCGGCCTGTTTTTTTCTGGACCTCGTTGGGCAAGGCATCCACGTAGGTGCTCTTTAATTTGGCCAATCCCCGGTAATCCAATACATTCTTTATAATTTCATGGTCCTTCGCCAAGTAGGACAACACATCTTCCGAAGTGGAAAACTGGCCTGTTTTGGTCTTTTTCGGTTTGTCCACCAGTTTTAACTTGCCAAATAGGATGTCGCCCAATTGTTTGGGAGAGGCAATATTGAATTCCTCGCCAGCATCTTCATAGATTTTCTTCTCCAGTTCCGCAATATCGGTCTCAAGTGCGGCCGATAGATCGTTTAGGTAACTTTCGTTCAAATTGATGCCCTCCAGTTCCATGTCCGCCAGTACGCGAAGCAATGGGATTTCTATATCCGAAAACAGTTTATCCGTATGGGCATCTTTGAGTTCCGGGGTAAATTTCAACCCTAATTGAAAGGTGATATCGGCATCCTCCACCGCATATTCCGTTTGTTTTTCCAAAGGAACATCGCGCATACTGAGTTGGTTCTTGCCCTTTTTACCTATAAGTTCGGTAATGGAAATGGGCGTGTAATTGAGATAAGTTTCCGCAAGTACGTCCATGTTATGCCGCATATCCGGGTTGATGAGGTAGTGGGCCAGCATGGTATCGAACAATCGTCCCTTCACTTCCACACCATAATTTTTCATCACTTTGATATCGTACTTCAAGTTTTGCCCCACTTTTTCAATGTCTTCCGATTCAAAGAACGGACGTAGTTTTTCAATCAGTGGTTGTGCATCGTTCCTGTTGTCGGGGAAGGGCACATAGAACCCTTTGCCGGGCGACCAGCTAAATGCAATTCCTACCAACTCCGCCTCCAAAGGATTAAGGGAAGTGGTCTCCGTATCAAAACATACCGAAGGTTGTTTCATCAATAGTTCCAAAAAGAGCTCCATGCCCAATCCTTCCTGTACATTCTGGTAAAGATGCGGCACATCGCCGATGGTCATACGGCTGTTCACATCCTTAAGGGTCGCTGCGGCCTCGGTTGGGTCGCCACCGAACAAGGTAAATTGACCACTACCGGCCACTTTTGCTTCTTCTTTGGCCGTTTTTGTGCTGGTTACTTGAGTGGTGGCTTCGGCCTCTTCCGTAAACAGTTTGATGAATTGGTCCTTCAACCTGCGAAATTCGAGTTCCTCAAATATCTCTTGGACCTTTTCGGCATCGGGAGGACACATTTCGTAATCTTCGGCCTCAAACTTTACATCACAATCGGTCTTGATTTCGGCCAATTTTCTGGACAACCTTCCCAATTCGGCATTTTCCTCTACCTTCTCCTTCATTTTGCCCTTGAGTTGGTCCGTATTGGCCAACAGTCCTTCCATGGAATCGAACTGCTCGATAAATTTTTTTGCGGTCTTATCGCCAACCCCGGGCAATCCTGGAATATTGTCACTGGCATCGCCCATCATCCCCAAGTAATCGATTACCTGTTCGGGGCGCTTAACGCCAAAGCGCTTTTGTACTTCGGGAATGCCCCAGATCTCTATACCGTTGCCCATTCTAGCAGGACGGTACATAAAAATGTTTTCGCTGACCAACTGACCAAAATCCTTATCGGGCGTTACCATAAAAACTTTATAGTTTTCCTTTTCGGCCTGTTTGGCCACAGTTCCAATAAGGTCATCCGCTTCGTAACCTTCCAGTTCTACGATCGGGATTTTCATGGCCTGTAAAATTTGTTGGATATAGGGCACCGCAATGCGGATGGCATCGGGTGTTTCATCGCGGTTGGCTTTGTATTCTTCGAACATTTCGGTGCGTTCCACACTACCGCCTTTGTCAAACGCAACGGCCAAATGGTCGGGCTGTTCCCGTTTGATCACATCAAAAAGGGAGTTCATAAA from Flagellimonas oceani encodes the following:
- a CDS encoding NIPSNAP family protein; amino-acid sequence: MKTIQLLLLFVTLVITSCGNPTPETKETTETAEITEDQREFYQLKIYSFSSEDQIATTDNYLKNAFLPAVKKQGIDKVGVFKSRISETDTIQKIFVLIPFESLLQFQELENQLLEDQTYTTAGSEYIDASFDNPPYTRIQSIILKAFPDMPKMEVPDLDNPRLERVYELRSYESATEKYYRNKVDMFNAGGEIPLFDRLDFQAVFYGEVLSGANMPNLMYMTTHADMDARNKHWDAFINSPEWKKLIAMPKYKNNMSHIDMWFLYPTEYSDY
- the polA gene encoding DNA polymerase I — encoded protein: MSDQKRLFLLDAYALIFRGYYALIKNPRINSKGMDTSAIMGFMNSLFDVIKREQPDHLAVAFDKGGSVERTEMFEEYKANRDETPDAIRIAVPYIQQILQAMKIPIVELEGYEADDLIGTVAKQAEKENYKVFMVTPDKDFGQLVSENIFMYRPARMGNGIEIWGIPEVQKRFGVKRPEQVIDYLGMMGDASDNIPGLPGVGDKTAKKFIEQFDSMEGLLANTDQLKGKMKEKVEENAELGRLSRKLAEIKTDCDVKFEAEDYEMCPPDAEKVQEIFEELEFRRLKDQFIKLFTEEAEATTQVTSTKTAKEEAKVAGSGQFTLFGGDPTEAAATLKDVNSRMTIGDVPHLYQNVQEGLGMELFLELLMKQPSVCFDTETTSLNPLEAELVGIAFSWSPGKGFYVPFPDNRNDAQPLIEKLRPFFESEDIEKVGQNLKYDIKVMKNYGVEVKGRLFDTMLAHYLINPDMRHNMDVLAETYLNYTPISITELIGKKGKNQLSMRDVPLEKQTEYAVEDADITFQLGLKFTPELKDAHTDKLFSDIEIPLLRVLADMELEGINLNESYLNDLSAALETDIAELEKKIYEDAGEEFNIASPKQLGDILFGKLKLVDKPKKTKTGQFSTSEDVLSYLAKDHEIIKNVLDYRGLAKLKSTYVDALPNEVQKKTGRVHTDYMQTVAATGRLSSNNPNLQNIPIRTERGRQVRKAFIPRDENYVLLAADYSQIELRIIAALSEEDTMISAFKNGEDIHASTASRVFNVPIDKVTREQRSNAKTVNFGIIYGVSAFGLSNQTDLTRAEAKELIDTYYKTYPKLRNYMSELVDFARDNGYVQTVLGRRRYLKDINAGNQVVRGAAERNAVNAPIQGSAADIIKIAMINIHKKLSEGNYKTKMLLQVHDELVFDCYKPELEEMKELIKSEMEHAYKLSVPLDVEVGIGENWLEAH